A stretch of the Thunnus thynnus chromosome 7, fThuThy2.1, whole genome shotgun sequence genome encodes the following:
- the LOC137186209 gene encoding extracellular calcium-sensing receptor-like: MQTMIFAIEEVNRDGKLLPNITLGYKIYDSCSTPHQALKAAMELMGSENSSVAEGEMQGKGSCRGTVPAVIGDGGSTQSLVVARFLGVFHVPQVSYFSSCACLSDKKDFPAFLRTMPSDFFQVDALVQLVKHFAWTWVGVIAGDDAYGRGGANIFADEVRNLGACVALREIIPKNRAQTAISSIVSKIRSSGARVILVFAVEQDAAALFDEALRDGLTGIQWLASEAWSTASVLSTPKKYHRILQGSMGFAIRRAHIPGLQHFLLRLHPSSPDALDDPFLISFWEEVFQCSLGVQDQHQRHNVGGKPPCSGAEEMGSVANIYSDVSQLRISYNVYKAVYAIVNALKAMRSCEKGKGPFPLQACPDADNIQPWQLLHYIKRVKYLNSFGDEIQFDENGDPAAMYDLVNWQLRPNGEIEFVTIGKFDETTTGGKQKLQIQEQNIVWNGNKTNIPLSVCSSICPPGTRKAIRPNLPICCHDCVVCTAGEISNQTDAIDCARCLPEFWSNAERTACVPKQLEFLSFSDTMGITLMAISLIGSFCTCVVVFIFSYHRTTPIVRANNSDLSFLLLFSLTLCFLCSLTFIGRPSEWSCMLRHTAFGITFVLCISCILGKTIVVLMAFKATLPGSKVMRWFGLAQQKAIITFCTLVQVIICIVWLVVAPPTPRQLMPRESAIVILLCDEGSHIAFALVLGYIGLLACLCLLLAFLARKLPDNFNEARLIAFSMLIFCAVWVAFIPAYISSPGKYSTATEVFAILASSYGLLGCIFAPKCYIILLRPEKNTKKHLMSKVATDKF; this comes from the exons ATGCAGACCATGATTTTTGCCATTGAGGAGGTTAACAGAGATGGTAAACTACTTCCCAACATCACCCTGGGCTATAAGATCTATGATTCATGCAGTACTCCCCATCAGGCTCTGAAAGCTGCTATGGAGTTAATGGGAAGTGAGAACAGTTCAGTAGCTGAAGGGGAGATGCAGGGCAAAGGCAGCTGCCGTGGCACTGTGCCAGCAGTAATAGGGGATGGAGGCTCTACTCAGTCTCTGGTAGTGGCTCGTTTCTTGGGAGTTTTCCATGTGCCACAG GTTAGTTATTTCTCTAGCTGTGCCTGTCTCAGTGACAAAAAGGACTTCCCTGCATTCTTGAGGACCATGCCCAGTGACTTCTTCCAG GTAGATGCACTTGTACAACTTGTCAAGCATTTTGCATGGACTTGGGTGGGTGTGATTGCAGGGGATGATGCGTATGGCCGTGGTGGGGCAAACATCTTTGCTGATGAG GTTAGAAATTTGGGTGCTTGTGTTGCACTCCGTGAAATCATCCCTAAGAACCGAGCACAGACTGCAATTTCATCTATTGTTTCCAAGATCCGCTCCTCAGGGGCTCGGGTGATTCTGGTGTTTGCTGTGGAACAAGACGCAGCCGCATTGTTTGATGAAGCACTCAG GGATGGACTCACTGGGATACAGTGGCTGGCCAGTGAGGCTTGGAGCACAGCCTCCGTCCTCTCGACCCCCAAAAAGTACCACCGCATCCTCCAAGGTTCTATGGGATTTGCCATTCGGCGAGCACACATCCCTGGACTGCAACACTTTCTGCTTCGCCTGCACCCCTCAAGCCCAGATGCCCTTGACGATCCCTTCCTGATATCTTTCTGGGAGGAGGTGTTTCAATGCAGTCTGGGTGTGCAGGATCAACATCAGAGACACAATGTTGGGGGCAAACCTCCATGCTCTGGAGCAGAAGAGATGGGGAGCGTGGCAAATATCTATTCAGATGTGTCACAGCTAAGGATTTCCTACAATGTTTATAAGGCTGTGTATGCCATTGTCAATGCACTCAAGGCTATGCGAAGCTGTGAGAAAGGGAAAGGGCCATTTCCTCTGCAGGCCTGTCCAGATGCAGACAACATACAGCCATGGCAG CTGCTTCATTATATAAAACGGGTGAAATATTTGAACTCATTTGGTGATGAAATCCAGTTTGACGAGAATGGCGACCCTGCAGCAATGTATGACCTGGTTAACTGGCAGCTGAGACCGAATGGCGAAATTGAGTTTGTCACTATTGGCAAGTTTGATGAGACGACCACAGGTGGAAAGCAAAAGCTCCAGATCCAGGAACAGAATATTGTTTGGAACGGCAACAAGACAAAT ATCCCCTTGTCAGTATGCAGCAGCATTTGTCCTCCAGGCACCCGGAAGGCAATCAGACCTAACTTACCTATCTGCTGCCATGATTGTGTGGTCTGTACAGCTGGGGAGATTAGCAATCAGACTG ATGCCATAGACTGTGCGCGCTGCTTACCGGAGTTCTGGTCCAATGCTGAGAGGACAGCCTGTGTCCCAAAACAGTTGGAGTTCCTCTCATTTAGCGACACCATGGGTATCACCCTGATGGCTATATCCCTCATCGGCTCTTTCTGCACCTGTGTTGTGGTCTTCATATTCTCCTATCACAGAACCACCCCTATCGTAAGAGCCAACAACTCTGACCTGAGCTTCCTGCTGCTCTTCTCCTTGactttgtgtttcctttgttCTCTGACCTTCATAGGCCGGCCCTCTGAGTGGTCCTGCATGCTGCGCCACACAGCATTTGGGATCACTTTTGTGCTCTGTATCTCTTGTATTTTGGGGAAAACTATAGTGGTGTTAATGGCCTTCAAGGCTACACTTCCAGGCAGTAAAGTCATGAGATGGTTTGGGCTTGCACAGCAAAAAGCAATCATTACTTTTTGCACACTGGTCCAG GTAATCATCTGCATAGTGTGGCTGGTTGTTGCTCCTCCCACTCCACGCCAGCTGATGCCACGCGAGAGCGCCATTGTCATTCTCTTGTGTGATGAAGGTTCCCACATAGCATTTGCTTTGGTTTTGGGCTACATTGGCCTGCTGGCCTGCCTCTGTCTTCTCTTGGCCTTCCTGGCAAGGAAACTCCCAGATAATTTCAATGAGGCCAGGCTCATTGCCTTCAGCATGCTCATTTTCTGTGCAGTGTGGGTAGCTTTTATCCCCGCCTACATCAGCTCTCCAGGAAAGTACTCCACAGCCACTGAGGTGTTTGCTATACTGGCCTCCAGTTATGGACTGCTGGGCTGCATATTTGCCCCAAAGTGCTACATAATCCTACTAAGacctgaaaaaaacacaaagaaacatttgatgTCCAAAGTTGCGACTGACAAATTTTAG